The following is a genomic window from Saprospiraceae bacterium.
GGATGCCAACAGACCTATGACCAGTACTGTCATAGTAACAACGATAAAATCTGACATCCTCAATTCTATCGGATACGCATCGACCAAAAAGCCATCCGGAATACTGACCAATCCGTGTTCTTTCTGCAACCAGTATAAAAATATACCCAATAAATAACCTGACATCATACCGATAAATGAGATGAGTAACCCCAGCAAGAGAAATATCATCTGTATTCCATTTTTGGTCAGGCCCATAGACTTAAGAATGGCTATATCCTTTTTCTTTTCCAGGACGATCATCCACAGAGATCCCACGAGGTTGAATGCTATGATCATTAATGTCAGACAAGCTATCAGGTAACTGATCCATTTTTCGATATTCATGATTTTGATGAATCCTTCGTCTTGTTGGTATCTGTTGCTGATTTTAAATTTCGGACCTAATACTTTTTGCAGTTCATTCATCACCTTTTTTTCATCAGCATCCTGCGTCAGTCTGAGTTCTATGGCTGAAAAATGATTTTCAAGGTTTAGTAAATTATTTGCGGCTTCATAGTTGACCAGGATATACTGGATATCTATATCACCACCAACAGAAAAAGTACCCGAAGGATAAAAATTCAGGCTATTGAATGGTTTTGCAAGTGGACCCTTATCTTCATCAGAAGGCATATACGCTGTGACAGTAGCAAAGCCATCAGCAGGATTGACTGAGAGTTTTGTATTCATTTGAGATCCCAAAAGGCCGTATTCAGTATCTTCTCCAAACTTGGCAGCACCCAGGATAATCGAACTGTCAAGTCCGGTGACTTGCATATAGTTACCGTCTACCCCTTTTATGATACCTACTTCCTGTGATCCTTTATAATCAAAAAAGCAAGTCTCTTCTATGACAAATGATACTTGTGCTACACCCTTTATACCTTTTAATCTGTCTTCCTGCACTTGATCACGAGAAGTGTATTTACCTTCGCTGAGAGTAATTTTTACATCAGGGTTAAAATTGGAGAGCATACCGCTCAGCAATCCTTCAAAACCGTTAAAAACAGATAAAATCAAAATGAGTGCTGCAGTGCCTATAGCCATACCTATGATAGAAATCCAGGTTATGATATTGATGGCATTGGTCGTTTTTTTGCCTGTGAGGTATCTTGAAGCAATATTCAAATAAAGTTTCATAACTGCAAAAATAATAAAAATATGCTTTGGGCATCTTCAATTGACTACAAGTAGTGAATTTGTTTCTGAAACAAGAGTATGTTTAAAATTTTTCTTATTTGTAAATCAATAGATTACAGTTCTGGCGATAAAATAATCAACGCATTTAGCTTTCCTGAAAACTATGGTAATAGGCAGGCAGGCGAACTAAATAAGGCGATTATTTTGAAGTCACGTTCATAATATATGGATGTAACCCAAAATTGTACTATTTTATACCCTGATTGTCGAAGTTTCTAACTTCGATAAAGTATTTTATGAATTTTTAATTCAATAATCGCTAACTAATTCTACTTTGTTAAATTATCCGGACTTTCTGGTTGATTGGAAACTGTTGGGTTAACCCAACAGTTATGACCCAAAATAACCAATACATTTACCGGGTCCATTACATTTTGATGAAAGTGTAAATGACTTTGATTTTTGAAGGTGACAAAGTAGAACTAAAAGATCATAAATATTTTATGCTAAAATCATTTGCATAATTAATTAACATTTTTACTTACACATTGCAAATTCTTTACCCTGTACGATGTTTATCCAACAGGGTATATGTATAGGAAGTCACAGACTTCGACCATAGGGGAAGCTCTGTCTAAATGCCCGGCAGGCTTTCAGGGTTTTAATGATTCAAAGATTATCAAGTTAAATTATAATATATTGATGTTTAGTAAAATATTTGTCGAACTCACCTTTAGTTTTGCATTCTAATTAAAAAAAATTTAGCATTGATGTAAATATGGTGTATATTTACATCAAATTTACAATCATGAAATCGACATAAAAAATAATCAGGGTTTATTTTATACAAACCACAATGATTATTTTTTATCAAAGATTCCATCTGGCCTTTAAAAATAAATATAAAAAATAAACAGATGAAAAGACAAAGTATAACTTTCACTAAACCGAATGATGAATGGTTAAAAGATCAGGTGAATAATGAAGAATATGCAAGTAAAAGTGAACTCATTAATGATCTCATTCGTCAGGCAAGAAAACAACAAGTTCAGGTTGATTTTATTAGGGCTAGGTTAGAGAAATCTGAAAAGAGTGGGTTTACCAATGATTCTAAAACACAGATTTTAAAACAATCAAAGTCTTTGATTAATGGCTCATTATAAATTGAGTAACTTAGCAAAAGAAGACTTAATAAGAATACATCATTATGGGGTAGAAAATTTTGGAGAGACACAAGCAGATAAGTACTTTGAATCATTTTTTGAGTGTTTTGAACTAATTGCAAACCGACCTTTTTCATTTGAATCTGTCGATGATATAAAACCAGGTTACAGACGCTGCGTATGCGGTGTTGACAGTATATATTTCAGAATAAATGATGAAATTGTAGAAATAATGGCCATAATAGGAAGACAGGATATTAAT
Proteins encoded in this region:
- a CDS encoding FtsX-like permease family protein; protein product: MKLYLNIASRYLTGKKTTNAINIITWISIIGMAIGTAALILILSVFNGFEGLLSGMLSNFNPDVKITLSEGKYTSRDQVQEDRLKGIKGVAQVSFVIEETCFFDYKGSQEVGIIKGVDGNYMQVTGLDSSIILGAAKFGEDTEYGLLGSQMNTKLSVNPADGFATVTAYMPSDEDKGPLAKPFNSLNFYPSGTFSVGGDIDIQYILVNYEAANNLLNLENHFSAIELRLTQDADEKKVMNELQKVLGPKFKISNRYQQDEGFIKIMNIEKWISYLIACLTLMIIAFNLVGSLWMIVLEKKKDIAILKSMGLTKNGIQMIFLLLGLLISFIGMMSGYLLGIFLYWLQKEHGLVSIPDGFLVDAYPIELRMSDFIVVTMTVLVIGLLASLLPSFRAGQVSAFVRQE
- a CDS encoding type II toxin-antitoxin system ParD family antitoxin; this translates as MKRQSITFTKPNDEWLKDQVNNEEYASKSELINDLIRQARKQQVQVDFIRARLEKSEKSGFTNDSKTQILKQSKSLINGSL
- a CDS encoding type II toxin-antitoxin system RelE/ParE family toxin, whose amino-acid sequence is MAHYKLSNLAKEDLIRIHHYGVENFGETQADKYFESFFECFELIANRPFSFESVDDIKPGYRRCVCGVDSIYFRINDEIVEIMAIIGRQDINNII